One window from the genome of Streptomyces sp. NBC_00287 encodes:
- a CDS encoding extracellular catalytic domain type 1 short-chain-length polyhydroxyalkanoate depolymerase, with protein sequence MTQTRAATLLAVLTALLAVLLTPSPASAASLQEVTGFGTNPGALRMFRYVPDGLPAGRPVVVAMHGCTQNASGYGTGSGWTQLADRWGFSVVLPQQQSGNNASNCFSWFQTGDIQRGQGEAASLAQMVDRQIADVGGSRVYVTGLSAGGGMTAVLMATYPEKFTAGGIVAGLPYGCAQAAGSPYVCMYVGATQTPDQWGDRVRAARPGYGGPWPALTVLQGTADYTVKPVNMTDLVEQWTDVHGADRTADVSDSVAGYPHQVFRDPAGNTAVETYSITGMGHGQPVDPGQCGTAGAYFLDVNLCAAYQLGQAWGLSAG encoded by the coding sequence ATGACACAGACCAGAGCCGCGACCCTGCTTGCCGTCCTGACGGCCCTCCTGGCCGTCCTCCTCACCCCGTCCCCCGCGTCCGCCGCCTCCCTCCAGGAGGTCACCGGGTTCGGCACCAACCCCGGCGCGCTGCGCATGTTCCGGTACGTCCCCGACGGCCTCCCCGCCGGGCGGCCCGTCGTCGTCGCGATGCACGGGTGCACTCAGAACGCCTCCGGGTACGGCACCGGCAGCGGGTGGACCCAGCTCGCCGACCGCTGGGGCTTCTCCGTCGTCCTGCCGCAGCAGCAGAGCGGCAACAACGCGTCGAACTGCTTCAGCTGGTTCCAGACCGGCGACATCCAGCGCGGCCAGGGCGAGGCCGCCTCGCTCGCGCAGATGGTGGACCGGCAGATCGCGGATGTCGGCGGCTCGCGGGTGTATGTCACCGGGCTGTCCGCCGGGGGCGGCATGACCGCGGTGCTGATGGCGACGTACCCGGAGAAGTTCACGGCGGGCGGCATCGTCGCCGGGCTGCCCTACGGATGCGCGCAGGCCGCCGGGTCGCCGTACGTGTGCATGTACGTCGGCGCGACGCAGACCCCGGACCAGTGGGGCGACCGGGTGCGGGCCGCGCGCCCCGGGTACGGCGGGCCCTGGCCCGCGCTGACCGTCCTCCAGGGCACCGCCGACTACACCGTCAAGCCCGTCAACATGACCGACCTGGTGGAGCAGTGGACCGACGTCCACGGCGCCGACCGGACGGCCGACGTCAGTGACTCCGTCGCCGGGTATCCCCACCAGGTCTTCCGGGACCCGGCGGGGAACACCGCCGTCGAGACGTACAGCATCACCGGCATGGGACACGGCCAGCCCGTCGACCCCGGGCAGTGCGGGACGGCCGGTGCCTACTTCCTCGATGTGAATCTGTGTGCCGCGTATCAGCTCGGGCAGGCCTGGGGGCTCAGCGCAGGCTGA
- a CDS encoding DUF4232 domain-containing protein has translation MPTARRVVPVVLAGVLLLAACGAEEGGAGSDGGPVASGTLCPTGTPLPLPSSGDPAESDVKVTGLYGCGAEFSADFEVTNDGTEAATYTVTLGFLDGSGGVLDNREQIVESVGAGKTAKGTVAMGESPSADVAGVTVVKVRSVPDDEASSASGPCPASGMHVYADQGDAALGLRAVGLHLVNCGSRPVEINGYPEVELHDEDHETVDGVRILQGTAEISTGLGDDTPRPLVLRPGEVARASLAWRNTTGAGEPVNAPYVRVWAKPGADPVMVIPELDLGTTGKLGVGAWTKDETYRGTETPAS, from the coding sequence ATGCCTACCGCCCGCCGTGTTGTTCCCGTCGTTCTCGCCGGTGTCCTGCTGCTCGCCGCGTGCGGCGCCGAGGAGGGCGGGGCCGGGAGCGACGGTGGTCCGGTCGCTTCCGGAACGCTGTGTCCCACGGGTACACCGTTGCCTCTTCCGTCCTCCGGTGATCCGGCCGAGAGCGATGTGAAGGTCACCGGGCTGTACGGATGCGGGGCCGAATTCTCCGCCGACTTCGAGGTCACCAACGACGGGACCGAAGCGGCGACTTACACCGTCACCCTCGGGTTTCTCGACGGCTCCGGCGGTGTGCTCGACAACAGGGAACAGATTGTCGAGTCGGTCGGGGCGGGAAAGACCGCCAAGGGGACCGTCGCCATGGGGGAGTCGCCTTCGGCTGATGTGGCAGGCGTGACGGTCGTCAAGGTGCGCAGCGTCCCCGACGACGAGGCGTCGTCCGCTTCGGGTCCGTGCCCGGCGTCCGGGATGCACGTGTACGCGGACCAGGGGGACGCCGCGCTGGGACTGCGGGCCGTGGGACTGCACCTGGTCAACTGCGGCAGCCGGCCCGTCGAGATCAACGGCTATCCGGAGGTCGAGCTGCACGACGAGGACCACGAGACCGTCGACGGGGTGCGGATCCTCCAGGGCACCGCGGAGATCAGTACCGGCCTCGGTGACGACACCCCGCGGCCCCTGGTACTACGGCCGGGCGAAGTCGCGCGGGCCTCCCTCGCCTGGCGGAACACCACCGGCGCCGGCGAGCCGGTGAACGCGCCGTACGTCCGCGTATGGGCGAAGCCGGGCGCCGACCCCGTGATGGTGATACCGGAGCTCGACCTCGGGACGACGGGGAAGCTCGGCGTCGGTGCGTGGACGAAGGACGAGACCTACCGCGGGACCGAGACACCGGCGTCTTGA
- the smpB gene encoding SsrA-binding protein SmpB: MYVPKESQPKQGGTAAKAKDGEKGGKRKIVAQNKKARHDYAIVDTFEAGLVLMGTEVKSLREGRTSLTDGFVQIDRGEAWLHNAHIPEYHQGSWTNHSARRKRKLLLHREEIDKLEAKSQETGHTIVPLALYFKDGRAKAEIALARGKKEYDKRQTLREKQDRRESDRAIAAAKRRERGQ; this comes from the coding sequence ATGTACGTACCGAAGGAGTCCCAGCCCAAGCAGGGCGGGACGGCCGCCAAGGCCAAGGACGGCGAGAAGGGCGGCAAGCGCAAGATCGTCGCGCAGAACAAGAAGGCGCGGCACGACTACGCGATTGTCGACACCTTTGAGGCGGGCCTGGTGCTCATGGGCACCGAGGTCAAGTCGCTGCGCGAGGGCCGGACGTCGCTGACCGACGGCTTCGTCCAGATCGACCGGGGCGAGGCCTGGCTGCACAACGCCCACATCCCGGAGTATCACCAGGGCAGCTGGACCAACCACTCCGCGCGCCGCAAGCGCAAGCTTCTCCTGCACCGCGAGGAGATCGACAAGCTGGAGGCGAAGTCCCAGGAGACGGGTCACACCATCGTGCCCCTCGCCCTGTACTTCAAGGACGGCCGCGCGAAGGCCGAGATCGCGCTCGCGCGAGGCAAGAAGGAGTACGACAAGCGCCAGACGCTGCGGGAGAAGCAGGACCGGCGGGAGTCGGACCGGGCGATCGCGGCTGCGAAGCGGAGGGAGCGGGGCCAGTAG